In Nakamurella antarctica, the following are encoded in one genomic region:
- a CDS encoding HepT-like ribonuclease domain-containing protein has translation MWGMRNRIAHCYLLVNSDIVRQTIQIDLPETVRMIEREFSDT, from the coding sequence ATGTGGGGGATGCGCAATCGCATCGCTCACTGCTACCTCTTGGTGAACTCTGACATCGTTCGTCAGACGATCCAGATAGACCTGCCAGAAACTGTCCGGATGATCGAACGCGAGTTCTCCGACACCTGA
- a CDS encoding helix-turn-helix transcriptional regulator, which produces MIAAAASRDNHLVLRRVERHQQLVEILHRRGDRVSFRELSDWFGVSRRTIARDVQRLRHSGVPIDVRAGRRGGASLPRLIHRANIWFDIAELTALMSSLSALGPTASESAASAMHKLVTALNPDRGDLAE; this is translated from the coding sequence ATGATTGCTGCAGCCGCCTCACGCGACAACCATCTGGTGTTGCGCCGTGTGGAGCGACATCAGCAACTCGTCGAGATATTGCACCGCCGAGGCGACCGTGTCTCGTTCCGCGAGCTCAGTGACTGGTTCGGCGTCTCCCGCCGAACGATAGCCCGCGACGTTCAGCGTCTTCGCCACTCGGGTGTTCCCATCGATGTGCGGGCCGGGCGACGCGGAGGCGCAAGCCTCCCCCGCCTGATCCATCGAGCGAATATCTGGTTCGACATTGCGGAGCTGACAGCTCTAATGTCGAGCCTTTCCGCACTCGGTCCAACTGCGTCAGAATCCGCCGCGTCCGCCATGCATAAGCTCGTGACGGCCCTAAACCCTGACCGCGGAGATCTCGCCGAATAA
- a CDS encoding DUF5655 domain-containing protein: MANAHWEEFTDGLDEDDLAKIWAFRSFCRKLPDVEERIHSADVTYARKRSFTSAYIKSHYLEIGIELQRAVTNPKPRTSFSTSKKVTMHRYSLRQLEDFDDSIQDLIIEAAETVGPGTR, encoded by the coding sequence ATGGCCAATGCTCACTGGGAAGAGTTCACCGACGGACTCGACGAAGACGACCTCGCCAAGATTTGGGCTTTTCGCAGTTTCTGCCGGAAGCTTCCCGATGTCGAGGAACGGATCCACTCTGCCGACGTCACCTATGCACGCAAGCGGTCTTTCACCTCCGCGTACATCAAAAGCCACTACCTCGAGATCGGCATCGAACTCCAGCGCGCTGTCACTAATCCCAAGCCGAGAACATCCTTCTCGACCTCGAAGAAGGTGACAATGCATCGATACAGTCTCCGCCAGCTCGAAGACTTCGATGACTCGATCCAAGACCTCATCATCGAAGCCGCGGAAACTGTCGGTCCAGGAACGCGGTAG
- a CDS encoding PadR family transcriptional regulator, giving the protein MPVSAQMRKGVLEYCVLACMISGPTYGLAIAKRLAVHPDLLTSEGTLYPLLSRLRKQGLVETTWQESPTGPPRRYYSLTAQGLTSVAGFAAGWGPFSKAVSDVLREAM; this is encoded by the coding sequence TTGCCGGTCTCGGCTCAAATGCGCAAGGGCGTTCTCGAGTACTGCGTGCTCGCCTGCATGATCTCCGGGCCCACTTACGGGTTGGCGATCGCGAAGCGACTCGCGGTTCATCCGGACCTGTTGACAAGTGAAGGCACCCTGTACCCACTGCTGTCGCGGTTGCGCAAACAAGGCTTGGTCGAAACGACCTGGCAGGAGTCGCCTACCGGGCCGCCTCGGCGCTACTACTCGCTCACAGCACAGGGCCTCACATCCGTGGCCGGTTTCGCTGCCGGGTGGGGGCCGTTCAGTAAAGCAGTTTCCGACGTTCTACGGGAGGCGATGTAA
- a CDS encoding toxin-antitoxin system HicB family antitoxin, producing the protein MSQAPVSPSLVDRFSYSVFYSTDDGGFVAPVAEFPSLSWVEKERREVEDGLLAVVEEVLAEMEHFGERVPGPHGERVFLGRFNLRWPTSLHREWALRAEREHQSLNTVVVSCYLAADKPRSTSTTTSVAGDRQ; encoded by the coding sequence ATGAGCCAGGCTCCAGTTTCTCCGAGTCTGGTGGATCGGTTTTCCTACTCGGTTTTCTACTCGACAGATGACGGTGGGTTTGTGGCTCCTGTCGCCGAGTTTCCTTCACTGTCCTGGGTAGAGAAGGAGCGGCGGGAAGTTGAGGACGGCCTCCTCGCTGTGGTTGAAGAGGTGCTCGCGGAAATGGAGCACTTCGGCGAGCGAGTGCCGGGGCCTCACGGCGAGCGCGTGTTCTTAGGGAGGTTCAATCTGCGGTGGCCAACCAGTCTCCACCGTGAGTGGGCACTGAGAGCCGAACGTGAGCACCAGAGTTTGAACACCGTCGTGGTCAGCTGCTATCTCGCCGCGGATAAACCCCGCAGCACCTCAACCACGACGTCCGTAGCCGGCGATCGCCAGTGA
- a CDS encoding ribbon-helix-helix protein, CopG family: protein MSLDDTTNGVAVSEEQISEWVVEAEANPNIEALKVRGRGRPGRGAKPSQVVALRLTIDELASIDAVAEREHKTRSELIREALAKYAA from the coding sequence ATGAGCCTGGACGATACGACTAATGGTGTGGCGGTCTCTGAAGAGCAGATCTCTGAGTGGGTCGTGGAGGCTGAGGCAAACCCGAACATCGAGGCTTTGAAAGTGCGCGGCCGTGGACGTCCAGGCAGAGGCGCGAAACCGTCGCAGGTTGTCGCGTTGCGTCTCACCATCGACGAGCTGGCGAGCATCGACGCTGTTGCTGAGCGAGAGCACAAGACACGTTCAGAACTTATTCGTGAGGCGCTGGCGAAGTACGCCGCGTGA
- a CDS encoding nucleotidyltransferase domain-containing protein: MAILLAEVARHSDEITAQARAELVRAVRQANAQGMMQSQIAREIGRSQPEVSRLLRFHGTTPLARNLRRNASQVRQLVAEAGGTRVRVFGSVAMGNDHPGSDVDLLFTTMGPLSLMQLGRLEQRISDLLGAPIDLVPESALRPDLRERVYAEAVLL; the protein is encoded by the coding sequence ATGGCCATCCTGCTGGCGGAGGTAGCTCGCCACTCCGATGAGATTACTGCGCAAGCTCGCGCCGAGCTCGTCCGCGCGGTCAGGCAGGCTAATGCACAGGGCATGATGCAGTCTCAGATTGCCCGGGAAATCGGTCGGAGCCAGCCAGAAGTATCACGGCTGCTGCGTTTCCACGGTACGACGCCCTTGGCACGAAATCTGCGCCGCAACGCTAGCCAGGTTCGGCAGCTCGTCGCCGAAGCGGGCGGCACCCGGGTGCGTGTCTTCGGGTCCGTCGCAATGGGCAACGATCACCCCGGCTCCGACGTGGACCTGCTGTTCACGACGATGGGCCCACTCAGCTTGATGCAGCTGGGCCGACTAGAACAACGGATCTCGGATCTGTTGGGCGCGCCGATCGACTTGGTGCCCGAGTCGGCTCTTCGGCCCGACCTGCGTGAGCGTGTCTATGCCGAAGCGGTGTTGTTGTGA
- a CDS encoding nucleotidyltransferase family protein, giving the protein MARNLRRNASQVRQLVAEAGGTRVRVFGSVAVGSDHPGSDVDLLFTMTGPLSLMQLGRLEQRISDLLGAPIDLVPESALRPDLRERVYAEAVLL; this is encoded by the coding sequence TTGGCACGAAATCTTCGTCGCAACGCTAGCCAGGTTCGGCAGCTCGTCGCCGAAGCGGGCGGCACCCGGGTGCGTGTCTTTGGGTCGGTAGCAGTGGGCAGCGATCACCCCGGCTCCGACGTAGACCTGCTGTTCACGATGACGGGCCCACTCAGCTTGATGCAGCTGGGCCGACTAGAACAACGGATCTCGGATCTGTTGGGCGCGCCGATCGACTTGGTTCCTGAGTCGGCTCTTCGGCCCGATCTGCGTGAGCGTGTCTATGCCGAGGCGGTGTTGTTGTAA
- a CDS encoding formimidoylglutamate deiminase, with translation MTVYRAELAWVTGLAGGELVGPIDIHCTEGVITSIEPAMAPAAVRLPGLVLPGFADAHSHVFHRALRGRTHAASGGAGNFWTWRDAMYEFADRLNPDTMYELAVAAYTEMVCAGITAVGEFHYLHHGAGGVPYSDPNAMGLAVTAAGARAGLAVTLLDVAYLAGGFSQPVGEIQRRFSDGSVGAWADRVAALPADLRTGVAIHSVRAVGEDALPAVVSTASGRVLHVHLSEQPAENEACQQFHGVSPTQLLARNGAITSRTAAVHATHLSPADIALLGDAHASIVMCPATEADLADGIGPARLLADAGAVISLGSDQHVITDPFAQARGLEYGERLATGIRGRFSPSELLHAATVSSHDAIDSPAGRLRVGASADLVAVRLDSARTAGSDPAQVLMSASAADVAVVVIGGRVVARDGIHVDLGDPGPLLGKAISRISP, from the coding sequence GTGACGGTGTATCGGGCGGAGCTGGCCTGGGTCACTGGGCTGGCGGGCGGCGAACTGGTGGGGCCTATCGACATCCATTGCACCGAAGGCGTTATCACATCGATCGAGCCAGCAATGGCCCCTGCTGCGGTTCGGCTGCCGGGGCTGGTGCTGCCAGGATTTGCCGATGCGCACTCTCACGTTTTTCACCGTGCACTCCGCGGCAGAACTCATGCAGCGAGCGGTGGCGCAGGCAACTTTTGGACCTGGCGCGACGCGATGTACGAATTTGCAGATCGCCTCAACCCGGACACCATGTACGAGTTGGCGGTAGCGGCCTATACCGAAATGGTCTGCGCCGGCATCACCGCGGTGGGGGAGTTCCACTATCTGCATCACGGCGCGGGCGGTGTTCCGTATTCGGACCCGAACGCCATGGGCTTAGCCGTGACTGCAGCGGGCGCCCGGGCCGGCCTTGCCGTCACGCTGCTCGATGTTGCCTACCTGGCAGGCGGTTTCAGCCAGCCGGTCGGTGAGATTCAGCGGCGATTTTCAGACGGCAGCGTTGGTGCATGGGCTGACCGCGTTGCCGCGCTGCCAGCAGATCTCCGGACCGGTGTAGCGATCCACTCCGTGCGCGCGGTGGGCGAAGACGCACTTCCCGCCGTCGTAAGCACAGCGAGCGGGCGAGTGCTGCACGTTCATCTGTCAGAGCAACCGGCCGAGAACGAGGCCTGCCAACAGTTTCACGGCGTCAGTCCCACGCAGTTGTTAGCGCGTAACGGCGCGATCACCTCCCGAACTGCGGCCGTGCATGCCACTCATCTCTCACCGGCCGACATCGCGCTTCTGGGCGATGCCCACGCATCTATTGTCATGTGCCCGGCCACCGAAGCTGACCTGGCGGACGGTATTGGGCCGGCGCGATTGCTCGCCGACGCGGGCGCAGTGATCTCGCTCGGCTCGGATCAACACGTGATCACCGATCCGTTCGCGCAGGCACGTGGGCTCGAGTACGGAGAGCGGCTCGCCACCGGGATTCGCGGACGCTTCTCACCCTCGGAGTTGCTGCACGCTGCAACGGTTTCCTCCCATGACGCCATCGATTCGCCGGCGGGCCGCTTGCGGGTGGGGGCGTCAGCAGATCTGGTTGCCGTCCGGCTCGACTCGGCGCGCACCGCTGGCAGCGACCCCGCCCAAGTTCTGATGTCGGCAAGCGCCGCAGACGTGGCGGTCGTCGTCATCGGTGGTCGGGTGGTGGCGCGGGACGGCATCCATGTCGATCTGGGTGACCCGGGTCCGCTCCTTGGTAAGGCAATCTCGAGGATTAGCCCATGA
- a CDS encoding HepT-like ribonuclease domain-containing protein — MNQLVIDAICMRLSAGMEVLTRLESQVRTGLFGDNWQFMWGIRNSIAHGYLLVNSDIVRQTIQMDLPEIVRVIECEISDT, encoded by the coding sequence TTGAACCAACTGGTTATTGATGCCATCTGCATGAGGCTGTCGGCCGGAATGGAGGTACTGACCCGGCTCGAGTCGCAGGTGAGGACCGGTCTGTTCGGTGACAATTGGCAGTTCATGTGGGGGATACGCAATAGCATCGCTCACGGCTACCTCTTGGTGAACTCTGACATCGTTCGTCAGACGATCCAGATGGACCTGCCAGAAATTGTTCGGGTGATCGAATGCGAGATCTCCGACACCTGA
- a CDS encoding sulfite exporter TauE/SafE family protein: MHTGLGVNAVVMGLVMFFVFFGGSSQRITGMGFSLVAAPFLVIVLGPVSGVLIANLCGGTSSMMILSRVWADVEWRKVAVLLPAAFVGLGIGIGVAKATPIAWLEIIIGLMVAISLSISLLIRSRRHISGTVPLATTGVFSGLMSYTAGVGGPAVSVYAVLSNWPQTKFAATVQPYFAVTAFSAVLGKYLFIEGSVPTLQWWIWALIGGALLSGVAFGDWASRRVKPAQARTALIVVAYCGSLLTVCKGAIDLLGT, translated from the coding sequence GTGCACACTGGCCTGGGCGTCAACGCTGTCGTCATGGGGCTCGTCATGTTTTTCGTATTTTTCGGTGGAAGTTCGCAACGGATCACAGGCATGGGGTTCTCGCTGGTGGCGGCCCCGTTTTTGGTGATCGTCCTCGGCCCCGTCAGCGGGGTGTTGATCGCAAACCTTTGCGGCGGAACGTCATCGATGATGATCCTGTCGCGAGTGTGGGCAGACGTGGAGTGGCGCAAGGTTGCGGTGCTCCTGCCAGCGGCATTCGTGGGGCTCGGGATCGGCATCGGGGTAGCAAAAGCGACGCCGATCGCCTGGCTCGAGATCATCATTGGGTTAATGGTCGCCATTTCGCTCTCCATCTCGCTGCTCATTCGCTCGCGCCGGCACATAAGCGGCACGGTGCCGCTTGCCACTACGGGGGTTTTCTCCGGGTTGATGAGCTACACCGCGGGGGTGGGCGGCCCGGCAGTCAGCGTCTATGCGGTGCTGAGCAACTGGCCGCAGACAAAGTTCGCCGCGACGGTCCAGCCCTATTTCGCCGTTACCGCCTTCTCGGCTGTCCTGGGTAAATACCTGTTCATCGAGGGCTCAGTGCCCACCCTGCAGTGGTGGATCTGGGCCCTCATCGGCGGCGCGCTACTGTCCGGTGTGGCCTTTGGCGACTGGGCCTCGCGGCGGGTTAAACCGGCGCAGGCGCGGACGGCGTTGATCGTCGTCGCCTACTGCGGGAGCCTTCTGACGGTCTGCAAGGGAGCGATAGACCTGCTCGGCACCTGA
- a CDS encoding allantoate amidohydrolase encodes MKIAAGSQNSRFTSTWSDLAAIGRDQTRGGYSRHLFDDAEMALRSWFVEQAQRRGLEVETDRNSNVWAWWGSPGPGAVVTGSHLDSVPGGGAFDGPLGVVSSLMAVDELRLRGHVPTKPIAVVCFAEEEGGRFGLPCLGSRLMAGISDADHVRRLRDPNGISLADAARRVGIDPAEFGPDPVRLAMIDSFVELHVEQGRLLQQVDPQAAIAVGSQIVAHGRWRFTFTGTGNHAGTTVPADRKDPMLPAAATVLATRRLLAEHAGAVATVGRLVPVPGGSNVIASSVDLWLDARVPGAAATAALVDAIVAAARIEAELEGCSLVVRRESFSDDVIFDPALGLELNGVLKVPTITTGAGHDAGVLAPFLPTAMLFVRNPTGISHSPAEHAETADALVGIDALADVLAKLTR; translated from the coding sequence ATGAAGATTGCCGCGGGTTCTCAGAACAGCAGGTTTACTTCGACGTGGTCAGATCTGGCCGCGATTGGGAGGGACCAGACCCGCGGCGGTTATTCGCGCCACCTTTTCGATGACGCCGAAATGGCCCTACGCAGTTGGTTCGTCGAGCAGGCCCAGCGGCGCGGCCTGGAAGTTGAGACCGACCGCAATAGCAACGTCTGGGCATGGTGGGGCAGCCCCGGCCCCGGGGCCGTCGTGACCGGGTCGCACCTGGATTCAGTTCCCGGCGGTGGCGCGTTTGACGGTCCGTTGGGGGTCGTGTCATCGCTGATGGCGGTGGACGAGTTGCGGCTTCGCGGGCATGTCCCCACCAAACCCATCGCCGTAGTCTGCTTTGCCGAAGAGGAGGGCGGTCGGTTTGGCCTGCCGTGTCTGGGGTCTCGCTTGATGGCGGGGATAAGTGATGCCGACCACGTCCGGCGGTTGCGTGATCCGAATGGCATCTCGCTAGCCGATGCCGCTCGCAGGGTGGGCATTGATCCGGCCGAGTTCGGTCCGGATCCGGTGCGTCTGGCGATGATTGATTCGTTCGTCGAACTCCATGTCGAACAGGGGCGCTTGCTGCAGCAGGTCGACCCGCAGGCGGCGATCGCCGTGGGCAGTCAAATCGTGGCGCACGGGCGATGGCGCTTCACCTTTACCGGAACCGGGAACCACGCTGGCACCACTGTCCCGGCGGACCGCAAGGACCCGATGCTGCCAGCGGCCGCAACGGTGTTGGCAACCCGCAGGCTGCTGGCAGAACACGCGGGTGCGGTAGCGACCGTGGGCCGGTTGGTACCCGTTCCGGGTGGCTCCAATGTGATTGCCTCCAGCGTCGACCTCTGGCTTGATGCGCGGGTTCCGGGCGCCGCTGCCACTGCGGCCCTGGTGGATGCGATTGTCGCGGCGGCCCGGATTGAGGCCGAATTGGAAGGGTGCTCGTTGGTGGTGCGGCGCGAGTCCTTCTCCGACGACGTTATTTTTGATCCGGCGCTGGGTCTGGAATTGAATGGAGTGTTGAAGGTTCCCACCATTACCACCGGGGCCGGGCACGACGCGGGGGTGTTGGCGCCATTCCTCCCAACGGCCATGCTGTTTGTACGTAACCCCACTGGCATCTCACACTCTCCGGCCGAACACGCCGAGACAGCGGACGCCCTCGTGGGGATCGACGCGCTGGCAGACGTTCTCGCAAAGCTAACCCGGTGA
- a CDS encoding Type 1 glutamine amidotransferase-like domain-containing protein, translating into MRLYLSSYQLGDHPELFSALVRGSKRGWLIANALDGVDDDRRLADVESQIQNLSSIGLTAENFDLRNFTPDDVEAAFGHPDFVWVRGGNVFILRMAMARSAFDRLIVARLAADDLVYAGFSAGACVLAPSLLGLELCDSVVDCRAEYGDVRFAGLAVLDRAVVPHLQSSDHPETNILGAIAKRYDAKDIRYWPLRDGQALVVDGFSSLIQS; encoded by the coding sequence GTGCGCCTTTACCTGTCCTCCTACCAACTGGGTGATCACCCCGAACTGTTCTCCGCGCTAGTGAGGGGAAGCAAACGGGGCTGGCTGATCGCGAACGCACTCGACGGCGTCGATGACGATCGACGCCTCGCAGACGTTGAGAGTCAGATTCAAAACCTCTCATCGATCGGGCTCACCGCTGAGAACTTCGACCTACGGAACTTCACTCCCGACGACGTAGAGGCGGCGTTTGGGCACCCTGACTTTGTGTGGGTGAGGGGCGGCAATGTGTTCATCCTTCGCATGGCGATGGCACGCTCGGCATTCGATCGCCTCATCGTCGCCAGGCTCGCCGCCGACGATCTCGTCTACGCAGGGTTTAGCGCGGGCGCCTGCGTCCTAGCTCCGAGCCTGCTGGGGCTGGAACTTTGCGATTCGGTCGTTGACTGTCGTGCGGAATACGGCGACGTTCGTTTCGCCGGATTAGCTGTCCTGGACCGCGCCGTTGTCCCGCATCTTCAGTCGTCCGATCACCCCGAGACAAACATCCTTGGGGCAATCGCCAAACGGTATGACGCGAAGGATATTCGCTACTGGCCCCTCCGCGACGGCCAAGCATTAGTCGTCGACGGTTTCAGCTCGCTCATTCAGTCCTGA
- the deoD gene encoding purine-nucleoside phosphorylase, whose protein sequence is MATPHIAAELGDFAPDILMPGDPRRAKRIAEDVLTDARLITDVRGILGYTGTFESRRVSVMASGMGQPSITIYATELFQFLGAKRIIRIGTAGGLSPKVAIGDVVVGTSAHTDSAMTAARIPGVHYSHAPSFALASAAVAAASAASSDGSKVHAGPLFSSDHFYLSRPELMAGLTAYGTLGVEMEAAALYAVAAEFDAEALAIVTVTDLIATGEGMSSDDRESKFLTAVSLGLAAFKNS, encoded by the coding sequence ATGGCTACCCCGCACATTGCCGCCGAACTGGGCGATTTTGCACCCGACATCCTTATGCCGGGCGACCCCCGACGCGCCAAAAGGATCGCGGAGGACGTCCTCACCGATGCCCGACTCATCACCGATGTGCGCGGAATCCTCGGCTACACAGGCACGTTCGAATCTCGCCGGGTGTCGGTGATGGCATCAGGTATGGGCCAGCCGTCCATCACGATCTATGCCACTGAGCTTTTCCAGTTCCTCGGCGCGAAGCGGATTATCCGGATCGGCACTGCGGGCGGCCTCTCGCCGAAGGTGGCCATCGGCGACGTCGTGGTCGGCACGAGCGCACACACCGACTCGGCGATGACGGCGGCGCGGATCCCCGGCGTGCATTACAGCCACGCCCCCAGTTTCGCCCTCGCTTCCGCAGCTGTCGCGGCCGCTTCGGCAGCCTCGTCTGATGGGTCCAAAGTCCACGCCGGTCCACTATTTTCCAGCGACCACTTCTACCTGTCCCGGCCGGAGCTGATGGCCGGACTCACCGCGTACGGGACGTTGGGGGTGGAGATGGAAGCCGCTGCGCTGTACGCAGTGGCTGCCGAGTTCGACGCCGAGGCACTGGCGATCGTCACTGTGACCGACTTGATCGCCACCGGCGAGGGCATGTCGTCCGATGATCGCGAATCCAAATTTCTCACGGCAGTGTCGCTGGGCCTAGCGGCTTTCAAGAACTCCTGA
- the hutI gene encoding imidazolonepropionase has protein sequence MTSTVLTGISRLVTNDLQFGAPLGFIEDAALVFEGESVVWVGSAINAPEADTAVDLGGRCVLPGWVDSHSHLIFAGDRSAEFSARMAGAPYAAGGIMATVGPTRASSDGALLSRAQRLIAEMAAGGTTCVETKTGYGLTVEDEIRSARIARAAGVDEVTFLGAHLLPPEYSHDAQGYVDLVCGPMLEGVREYAGWIDVFCEQGAFDEAQSRQVLTAGAAAGLGLRVHGNQLGAGPGAALAVELGAASVDHCTYLSSADLELLGSSDTVATLLPACDLSTRQAAAPGRELIDAGATVALASNCNPGSSYTTSMALAVALAVLQCRMTAAEAIWAATAGGAKALRRSDVGHLGVGARADIHVLDAPSEDYLAYRVGVPLTHAVWRKGTRVR, from the coding sequence ATGACATCGACTGTGCTGACGGGAATCTCGCGCCTGGTGACGAACGACTTGCAGTTCGGTGCGCCGCTGGGTTTCATCGAGGACGCCGCCTTGGTCTTCGAGGGCGAATCCGTGGTGTGGGTGGGGAGCGCTATCAATGCCCCGGAAGCCGATACCGCCGTGGATCTCGGCGGGCGCTGCGTGTTGCCGGGATGGGTGGATTCCCATTCGCACCTCATTTTTGCCGGCGATAGGTCGGCGGAGTTCTCTGCCCGGATGGCCGGAGCGCCGTACGCAGCGGGTGGGATTATGGCCACCGTCGGGCCAACGCGCGCCAGTTCTGACGGCGCGCTGTTGAGCCGCGCCCAACGCCTTATCGCAGAGATGGCGGCGGGCGGAACCACCTGCGTCGAAACAAAAACCGGCTACGGCTTGACGGTCGAGGACGAGATCCGGTCGGCGCGAATTGCCCGCGCCGCAGGCGTCGACGAAGTGACCTTTTTGGGCGCGCACCTGTTGCCGCCGGAGTACAGCCACGACGCCCAGGGGTACGTGGACCTGGTCTGCGGCCCCATGCTGGAGGGCGTGCGGGAGTACGCGGGCTGGATCGATGTGTTCTGCGAGCAAGGAGCATTCGACGAGGCGCAGTCCCGTCAGGTCCTCACCGCTGGCGCCGCCGCGGGCCTCGGATTGCGGGTCCACGGCAACCAACTCGGCGCTGGACCGGGGGCGGCTTTGGCGGTCGAACTCGGCGCCGCATCGGTGGACCACTGCACCTATCTCAGCTCAGCAGATCTGGAATTACTGGGAAGCTCGGACACGGTGGCGACACTGCTGCCCGCCTGCGACCTCTCCACCCGGCAAGCCGCAGCGCCCGGAAGGGAGCTGATCGACGCCGGCGCCACCGTCGCGTTGGCCTCCAATTGCAATCCCGGCTCGTCGTACACCACGTCGATGGCGCTGGCGGTTGCCCTTGCGGTCCTGCAGTGCCGGATGACGGCGGCGGAGGCAATCTGGGCGGCTACCGCGGGCGGGGCAAAAGCGTTGCGGCGCAGCGATGTGGGCCACCTGGGGGTCGGTGCGCGGGCTGACATCCACGTGCTGGACGCACCTTCGGAGGATTATCTGGCCTATCGGGTGGGTGTTCCCCTGACGCACGCTGTGTGGCGCAAGGGAACTCGCGTGCGCTGA
- a CDS encoding type II toxin-antitoxin system HicB family antitoxin: protein MSKAVGTPRLADRFSYSVSYSTDDGSFVATVAEFPSLSWIAEERRAAEDGLVAVVEEVLLDMEHSGESVPQPFGERVFSGKFNLRLPTSLHRELALRAEREHQSLNTVVVSLLSRRT from the coding sequence ATGAGCAAGGCTGTAGGTACGCCGCGTCTCGCGGATCGGTTCTCTTACTCGGTTTCCTACTCGACCGACGACGGTAGTTTCGTGGCTACCGTCGCTGAGTTCCCATCGTTGTCCTGGATCGCCGAGGAGCGGCGTGCAGCGGAAGACGGCCTCGTCGCTGTGGTCGAGGAAGTTCTCTTGGATATGGAGCACTCCGGCGAGTCTGTGCCGCAGCCTTTCGGCGAGCGCGTGTTTTCAGGAAAGTTCAACCTGCGGTTGCCGACCAGTCTCCACCGAGAGTTGGCGCTGAGAGCCGAACGTGAGCATCAGAGCTTGAACACAGTCGTGGTCAGCCTGCTATCTCGCCGCACCTAA